A window of Maioricimonas rarisocia genomic DNA:
GTTCGGCCGCAAGTTCATCAGTAATCCGGATCTGGTGGAGCGGTTTCGCAACGGCTGGCCGCTGAATGACGATGCCGACATGTCGGTCTGGTACGCGACCACCGGTGCGAAGGGGTACAACGACTTCCCGACATACGAAGAGAGCCGGGAAGAAGCCACCTGCTCGACGTGATATCAGGTCGTCGCGCAGCAAAGCCCCCGGCAGATTTCACCGGCGAGTCCCGGGTGTCTGCAAGCGTGAAGGGTCTCGCCCGGCCGCTCACGCAGCCGCTTCGCCGCGTCATCAAATCGCAGCGCAGGGCAAATTGGGAAAGCCTTCCGGGCCGCCTACCACATTCGACCCGGTGGGGCAGGCATTCCTGCCTGCCCGGACGCTCACCTGCCGGGAAGTTTACGAGTCGAGGGTTCGGTAACGAGGTCATTTCATCGGGAGACGTCACTCGGGAGTGCAACAAAGGCAAACAGGAACGTCTGCCCACCTGGCTCTTGCAGCAGCGTGCAGCCCAGGCCAACTTTCTGCACCCTGCCCTACGGCCCTCTTTGCGTGTCTCCTGAACATACAGGCGTCGTCTCTGCAATGAACGATTCCGGGGGCATCACTCGCTTCGCTCGTTCCGACCCCGGCCCTCCGCTCCCTCACGGTCGCGGCTCGTTTACGGTCGCGGCTGTTGCCGGGATATCCGGCATGCCCACCCGCCTTCGGCGTGAGGGCATGGCACCCTCCGCGCAACAGACTTCGGGTAGGAAACCGGCCACAGAATGCTCACGTCAGGCATCGCCTGACGCTCGCCGCGGGGACGGGGACTGACCTGCCCACCCTGACGGGTGGCGCAGCTACAGGAAGATGCGTTCGACGCACAGGCCGTACTGGCTTTGCAGCCCGCCAGGTCCGGTATCTGTTTTCACATCATGGCGGCAGGCAGAGCCTGCCCTACGGCTGTGCTGCGTCCCCCATCATTTGTCCCCGGCGCGAATCCACGCCTCGCTGAATTCAGCGTGCTTCATGCTCTTGCCACCGTCGACGAAGTAGCTGTAGACGCAGTGCAGCCGACCGTCGCGCGTCTGAATGATCGCCGGGTAGTGATACTGGCCGCCCCCCGGTTCGTGCTGCTCCAGGTGTCGAGTGACGATCCATGTCTTTCCCCCATCCTCGGAGAGCGAAACCGCCAGACTGTGCCGGCCCTCGGTCGTGTCGTTGTAGACGAGCACCCAGTTTCCGTTCTGCAATCGCACACCATCCAGGCCCGAACCGGGATTGGGCAGGTCACTCGTGCCGACCGGTCCCCACGTCAGACCGTCATCGCGTGACTCGGCGACGCGAATCTTTCCTGTCACGCCATTCTCACGCATGTAAGCGACGAGTGTCCCGTCATCGCGGCGGAGCACCGCCGGCTGGATCGCACCAAAGCCGATGAGCGGTTTGCTGGCGTACCAGGTGGCTCCGTCGTCATCGCTGATCGCCATGATCGAGAACGAATATGTATCGCTGTAGAGCGGCAGCAGAATCCGGCCGGAGGGAAGCACGGTCGGTTTGCACCGCGGTTGCCAGCCGAGCCGGCGATAAAGCGGATCCTTCATCAACCGCATGCCGGTATCGACTTCCTGCTGTTCCCGATCCGTCAGCGGTCGCCCCAGTTGTCCGAGCAACTGGTCGAGAACCGTCTGTGCTTCCTCGTGAAACTCGCCCGGTTTGAGCAGGATCATTCCGTCCTCGTACCACTCGACCGGGCCGCTGCCGATCGGCTGGGTGGAGACCTTGTAGTGCGTCAGGCAGGATTCCCACGTGTTGGCGAGGATGACCGGCCAGAACAGCCACAACCGATCCTGCCGGTCGACCATCAGGCAGGTGTTGCAGTCGGGAAAGCCGGGAGTGTCGGCCATCAGGAACGGTGCGGACCAGCCGCTGCTCCCTTTGAGGCGGCGACTGCCGTAGACGGCGACGTCATCCGCACGACGCTCCCCCGAGCCGCGATACCAGGAGACGACCAGATCGCCATTGGACAACTCGGCAATACCGGGCGCGTGATTGTGCTGATCGTCGAGCGGAAAGATCAGCTCGGCAGCGTAGTGAGGTTCGTCAGCCCGGGCACTCGTGACAAACAGCGCACCGACGAACAGGAGGGAGAGCAGCAACAGACGTGAGCGCATCGATGGTCATCCCCGCAGGTGAGAGAGGTGGGCAGCGGCAGCCCGTAGCGGCCCCGCCAGCGGCATCGCCAAGAGCTGCCGTCAGCCTACCGCGCGGGAAGAGCAGGGGCGATGCTACGAGGCAACGGGAGCTTCCTGTCCCTCCGATGACATCAGGAAAGGTGCTGGTACTGGGCTGTAGGGTGCTGTCGCCGGAGGCGACGCACCGATCACTCGTTAAAGACGTCGCCGCGAGAGGTGGTGGTGCGTCACGACCATCGCCATTGCCAGTCAGCGTCGCCGGACCGTTCCGCACATCTCACGCGCTGAAGCGTTCTCCGTCCGGTCGTGACACACCCTACATTGCTGCGCCACCCCGGGCGGCGAGCAACCGGGGTCACCCGTCACGCTAACGCCCTTGCCTCCCTCACCCCTTCTTCTTCACCTTCGCCCACGTGTCTCGCAGCGTCACGCTCCGGTTGAAGACCAGCTTCTCCGGTCGGCTGTGCTTCGAATCGACCGTAAAGTATCCCAGCCGCTCGAACTGCACCGGATTGCCCGGCTCCGCCTCGGCCAGCGACGGCTCCAGCCGGCAGCCGGTCAGCACCTCCAGCGAGTTCTCGTTCAGGTAGTTCTTCCAGTCCTCCGCTTCGGGGACGTCGCTCGCGTCTTCGATCTTCAGCAGATGATCGTAGAGCCGGACCTCCGCCTCAACGGCATGGGCGGCACTCACCCAGTGAATCGTCCCCTTCACCTTCCGGCCGTCGGGAGCACTTCCCCCCTTCGTCTCGGGATCGTAAGTGCACCGCAGCTCGACGATGTTCCCGGCGTCGTCTTTCACGACGTCCTCACACTTGAGGAAGTACGCCCACCGCAGACGGACTTCGCGACCGGGACCGAGCCGGAAGAACTTCTTCGGCGGGTCTTCCATGAAGTCGTCCTGCTCGATGAACAGCTCCCGGCTGAAGGGAACCTTCCGTGTGCCGGCCGACTCGTCTTCCGGATTGTTGACCGCGTCCAGCTCCTCGACCTGTCCTTCCGGGTAGTTGGTGATGACCACCTTGAGTGGCTTGAGGACGGCCATCCGCCGCTCGGCCCGCTTGTTGAGGTCGTTTCGCAGTGAATTCTCCAGGACGACCATGTCGGTCATCCCCGGATACTTCGTCACGCCGATCTCGCTGCAGAAGTTGCGGATCGCTTCGGCGGTGTAGCCGCGGCGACGCAGGCCCCGCAGCGTCGGCATGCGGGGATCGTCCCAGCCGTCCACCTTCCCTTCCTGGACCAGTTCGAGCAGCTTCCGCTTGCTCATGATGGTGTAGGTGAGGGAGAGTCGGGCGAACTCGTACTGCTTCGACGGAAAGATCTCCAGCTTCTCGATGAACCAGTCGTACAGCCGGCGATGCGTCTCGAACTCGAGAGAACAGAGCGAATGGGTAATCTGCTCGATCGAGTCACTCTGGCCATGCGCGTAGTCGTACATCGGGTAGATGCACCATTCGTCGCCGGTCCGGTGATGGTGAGCGTGGCGGATCCGGTACATCAGGGGATCGCGCATGATCAGGTGCGGACTGGCCATGTCGATCTTCGCCCGCAGTACGTGGGTGCCGTCTTCGAACTCGCCGGACCGCATCTTCGCGAACAGGTCCAGGTTCTCCTCGACGGACCGGTCCCGGTACGGGCTCGCCGTCCCCGGCTCGGTAGCGGTTCCCCGCTGGGCCCGAATTTCGTCGAGCGACTGGCTGTCGACGTAAGCCAGCCCCTTGCGGATCAACTCGCAGGCCCAGTCGTAAAGCTGCTCGAAGTAGTCGCTGGCAAAGTGAAGTTCGTCCCAGTCGAAACCGAGCCAGCGGATGTCCTCCTGGATCGACTCGACGTACTCGACGTCTTCTTTGGTCGGATTGGTATCGTCGAAGCGGAGGTTGCACCGGCCTCCGAACTCTTTGGCAATTCCGAAGTTCAGGCAGATGGACTTCGCATGGCCGATATGCAGGTAGCCGTTCGGCTCCGGCGGGAAGCGGGACTGCACCCGTCCGTCGTTCGTGCCGGCCGCAATATCGTTGGCGACGATCTCGCGAATGAAATCGCGGGGCTTGCTGGTTTCGTCCGTGGCCATGAAATCTCCCTCGGGCATCCGTCTGTTTTCGCGGTTGATGTGTCTTCGCCGGATTCTAGCAATCGCCGCTGCAGGAATTCAGTCTCAGACGGGAGACGAATTCTGTTCACATGAACAGTTCGCGGTGCGGATCGGGACACCGGCCCGGGCTGTCATTCGCTGCGAACGGGGGCAAGTCGCAGCATCTGCCGTCAAGAGAAGTTCCTCAGACCGTTCCGGCCAAGCCGTCTGGACACCCCCTTAACAATGGGGTATCACTCCGCCCCTCACTTCTCACAGCAACGTTTTCTCTCGTACTTACTGTTTCCCAACGGTTTCCATCGGCGGAGGCACGGATGCCCTTCTGGTCAGGATCCGGGCTGCGCGACTCGATCTCGCAGCGCCTGAATCTGATATTCCCGCTGCTGATCGTCAGCGCCGTCCTGGTGCTGGTCGTTCCGATGCCGCCGGTCCTTCTCGACCTGCTGCTGACGGCCAACATCACGCTGGCTGTCGTCATTCTGCTGACGACGATCTCCGTTGGAAACCCGCTCGAGTTCAGCGCCTTCCCCGCCATTCTGCTGGGAACGACGCTCGCCCGACTGGTGCTCAATGTCGCCTCGACGCGACTCATCCTGACGCGGGCCGCCGATCACGGCACCAACGCCGCCGGAGGCCTCGTCGATGCCTTCGGGGACTTCGTCACGGCCGGCTCTCCCACGGTCGGTCTGATCATCTTCATCATTCTCATCGCGATCCAGTTTCTGGTGATTACCAGGGGAGCCACGCGCATCAGCGAAGTGGCCGCCCGGTTCGCTCTGGATGGAATGCCCGGCCGTCAGATGGCGGTCGATGCCGACCTGAGCAACGGACTGATCTCCCGCGAAGAAGCCATTCAGCGTCGCAACGACATCGCCCGCCATGCCGACTTCTACGGTGCCATGGATGGTGCCAGCAAGTTCGTGCGGGGTGACGCGGTGGCCGGAATCGTGATCACGCTGGTCAACATCCTCGGCGGCCTGTTCATCGGTGTCGTCCAGGAAGGTCTCGACTTCGCTCAGGCCATTCAGGTCTTCACCACGCTGACAATCGGAGACGGCCTCGTCTCGCAGCTGCCGGCGTTCCTGATCGCCATCGCCGCGGGCATGATTGTCACCCGCAGTTCTGCGAAGCAGGATTTCTCACACGAAGTTGCCGGCCAGCTCCTGGGTGACGCCCGCGTCCTCTGGGTGGCCGCCGCCTTCCTCGCGGTTCTGGCCGTCACCGGACTCCCCACCGTCCCCCTGCTGGGACTGGCCGTTGCCTGCAGCGTGGTGGCCCTCCTGATTCCTGCCACCGAACCGGAACCTGAACCCACGCCGGAACCGGAACCGGCCGCTCCCCCCAAAGCGGCTGCCCCCAAGGCTCCGCAGCCGGGCGACCAGTTGCGACTCGAACCACTCGAACTGGAGCTGGGCATCGGCCTGATCCGTCTGGCCGACCCGAGTTCCGGCGGCGATCTGCTGCAGCGTGTCACCCGTGTCCGTGGCCAGATTGCCCAGGACCTCGGCTTCCTGCTGCCCAAGGTTCGCATCCGCGACAACCTGCAGCTGGATCCCCGCACCTACCGCATCAAGCTGCGAGAAGTCCCCGTCGCCGATGGAACCGCCTACCAGGACGCCTGGCTGGCCGTCGGATCTGACGACGCCTCCCTCACCGGCATCGCCGCGGACGACCCTGCCACCGGCCGGCCCGGACGCTGGATCGCCAGCGACGAACGGGAACACGCCCGGGAACTCGGCTGCGACGTCCACGATCCCCAGGCGGTGATGACCCGCCATCTGGAATCCATCGTCCGCGCCCACAGTGCCGAATTGCTCACCCTGCAGCACGTCCACGACCTGCTGGAGAACCTGAAACGTCAGGCCGCTCACACCGTCGAGCAGCTCATACCAGACATCATGACCACCGCCCAGGTTCACCGTGTCCTGTGCAACCTGCTGCGGGAACAGGTGCCGATTCGCGACCTCGAGACCATCGTCGAGACGCTGGCCGTGGCCGCGCCGATCGTTGCCAGTCTCGACGAAGCGACCGAGCAGGTTCGCCTGGCACTGGCCCGAACAATCACTCAGCGGTATCGCGACCACGAAGGCACTCTTCATGTGATGCCGCTCGACGAAGAGCTGGAATCCATGCTGCTGGACCGCAGCCGGCAACTGCCGGCAGGGTCGGAAAGCATCTTCACCGCGGAGGAACGAACCGCCCTGAAGGAAGCCGTCGCCGAACGCATGCAACGGCAGGAGCGCTCCGGACGCACACAGTGTCTGGTCTGCGATCCGCAACTGCGTGCGGCACTCTCGCGGCTGCTGCGAGGTCAGTCACCATCCGTCCCGGTCCTCAGCCGTACGGAACTGGCTGGCGAGCCTCGCATTCGCATCCATGCAGCGGTTCAACTGAACACCGAATCCATCCCGGTCGCCTGATCTCATGGACAGACAAACCCACCACAACCTGGCCACGCCGACGGAACTGCGGACATTTCGGGCTGCCTCCATGCAGGAGGCGCTCGCGATCGTCCGGCAGGAACTCGGTCCCGATGCCGTCGTCGTGCAGACGCGACAGGTCAAGGTCCGTCGCCGCCTCCCCTGGCGCCGTCGCGAGTTCGCTACCGAGATCACTGCCCGCATCGAGCCGGCAGAGAGCCCCCGGACGACACGGTGGGAGTCCCTCGCCAGCGAGCCGCCCACGTCGCACCAGAGCAGTCAGGTTGATGCCTCGCCGGACGTCCACATCGACCGGCCTGCCGACATCGCGCCGGCCGGCTCCCGGTTCACGTCGATGGACTCGCTCCTCAACCAGTACAGCAACGCGTCCCGTTCGACGCCACACGCCGACATCCCCGACGAACTGTTCCATCTCTACGCGGAGCTGATCGACGCCGAAGTCGAAGACAGCGACGCGAGGGAACTGGTCTGCGAACTCAACCAGCGTCGTCCGGAAGTCCCCGACGACCAGCTGCGGAGCGTCCTCGAGCAACTCGTCGCCAATCGGATCGAGTGCTGCGGACCGATTCGCACCACACCGGGCCAGCGGCGCGTCGTCGCCCTGGTCGGTCCGACCGGCGTCGGTAAGACAACGACGATCGCCAAGCTTGCCGCGACGCTGCGATTGCAGCAGGGCGTGCGGACCGGCCTGGTCACGGTCGACACGTACCGCGTTGCCGCGGTCGAACAATTACGAACATACGCGGACATCATGGACCTGCCGATGAAGGTCGTCACCAGTCCCCGCGAGATGCGCGAGGCCGTCGAAGAGCTGAGCCATCTCGACCTGGTGCTGATTGACACGGCTGGTCGCAGTCCGCGCGATGAACTACGAATCCAGGAACTGCGGAGCTTTCTGACCGAGGCCGACGTCGACGAGGTTCACCTCGTGGTCAGTCTCTCCAGCAGCATCCGCAGCCTGCAGATGATTGCCGACCGGTTCCGACCGGTTGGAACCACCGCCATGCTCCTCACGAAGCTGGACGAAGCGCCGGCGTTCGGAGGGATCCTGTCGGCGGCCATGCGGGTCCCCCTTCCAGTCAGTTACTTCACGACAGGGCAGGACGTACCGGACGACATCGAGCCGGCACGGGCCGACCGTGCCGCATCACTTCTGCTGCGTCCCGATTACGACCTGTCCCTCACCGATCCCGCCGCCCGTTAATCCCCAGGCAGGGTCACCCCATCCACACGGCATCTACTGCGGTGTTCGCACCTGTTTTTTCGATTATGCATCCTGAACGAGTTCTATTAATCCTGGCGGTTCCATTCAGCCGATGATTGACGATGACGGGACATGCGCTTTCAGCTTGTGGGATGCAGCGCCATCCCCCAGGGAAAGCCGCGCTCGCAAGACCGGTACGGCAACAGCCCCTGCCGCGCCGGCTTCCGGTAACCGTCGCCCCGTTCGATCGATCGGCCGCCGGTGAGGACGTCCATCGTCCGACATCAAGGTCACGGAGGAGTTCATGGCCACGAAGGTCGCTACCGATGTTCAGCAACTATGGGCAGATTACAAGCAGGATCAGACGAATCAGGACCTCCGGAATCGCCTGATCGAGCAATACTTCCCACTCGTGCGGTTCAACGCCGAACGCGTGTGGGCAAAGCTGCCCGACGGAGTCGACCTGAACGATCTGATTTCTGCTGGCGTGTTCGGACTCATGGACGCGATCGAGGCATTTGACCTCGAGCGCGGCGTGAAGTTCGAGACGTACTGCGTCCCCCGCATCCGGGGTGCCATGCTCGACGAGCTGCGCACCATGGACTGGGTGCCGCGACTGGTACGCAGCAAAGCCAGCAAGCTTGAAGCCGCCCGCAAGGAACTGGAGGCGAAAGTCGGTCGTCCACCGACCGATATCGAGCTCGCCACGAAGCTCGAGCTTTCCGCCGAAGAGTTCGAGAAGCTCAAGTCCGAAGCGAACGCCGTCAATCTCGTCAGCCTCAACAAGAAGTGGTACGAGACCGACAGCTACAAAGACGTTCGCGAGATCGACATCATCGAAGACACCAAGGGGGAAGATCCCACCCGGGGGATCCAGAAGCGGGACCTGATGCGGCTGGTCACCCGCGGACTCAATCGCAACGAGCGACTGATCATCATCCTCTACTACTACGAAGAGCTGACGATGAAGGAGATCGGCCAGACACTGGGCCTCTCTGAGAGTCGCGTCAGTCAGATGCACTCGAGCATCGTCGCCCGGCTCAAGGACCAGCTCCGCCGTCGCCGGCCCGAGTTCGCCTGACCCGCCGCACCCGGCCCTTGCCGAACCACGACAGACCATTCGGACAGCCCGCCCTCCCGGCGGGCTGTTTTCGTTAACGTACGGCGAAAGCCGCGGCCGCTGCCGGCCCGCCCCGTGACAGTCGCCGCCGCCACGGCTTAGAATCCGCCGCATGCGACGAGTGAAGACCGCAGGCTGGCTGCTTTCTCTGCTCATGGCTGCGGCAATGGTCACGAACGCGTTCCTCACGCCGGGCCTGCGACACCAGCATGAGGAGGGCCACACTGCGCACTCGCATCACGACCATTCGTCGCCCCACATCCACGACCGGGGCCGACACGCTCACCGCCCGCCGGTCTCGCCAGCGGAACCTTCGACCGCCCACGTCCACCTGATGTTGTTCGGATTCGAACTGACGCTGCCCGACTTCTTCGGCACCGGCGAGGCACCTGTCGCAGAACCGGAGTCGCGCGCCACGCGCCTTGCACATCGCAAGTCTCAGCCGGGCCAACATGTCACACG
This region includes:
- a CDS encoding sialidase family protein → MRSRLLLLSLLFVGALFVTSARADEPHYAAELIFPLDDQHNHAPGIAELSNGDLVVSWYRGSGERRADDVAVYGSRRLKGSSGWSAPFLMADTPGFPDCNTCLMVDRQDRLWLFWPVILANTWESCLTHYKVSTQPIGSGPVEWYEDGMILLKPGEFHEEAQTVLDQLLGQLGRPLTDREQQEVDTGMRLMKDPLYRRLGWQPRCKPTVLPSGRILLPLYSDTYSFSIMAISDDDGATWYASKPLIGFGAIQPAVLRRDDGTLVAYMRENGVTGKIRVAESRDDGLTWGPVGTSDLPNPGSGLDGVRLQNGNWVLVYNDTTEGRHSLAVSLSEDGGKTWIVTRHLEQHEPGGGQYHYPAIIQTRDGRLHCVYSYFVDGGKSMKHAEFSEAWIRAGDK
- a CDS encoding glutamine--tRNA ligase/YqeY domain fusion protein, producing MATDETSKPRDFIREIVANDIAAGTNDGRVQSRFPPEPNGYLHIGHAKSICLNFGIAKEFGGRCNLRFDDTNPTKEDVEYVESIQEDIRWLGFDWDELHFASDYFEQLYDWACELIRKGLAYVDSQSLDEIRAQRGTATEPGTASPYRDRSVEENLDLFAKMRSGEFEDGTHVLRAKIDMASPHLIMRDPLMYRIRHAHHHRTGDEWCIYPMYDYAHGQSDSIEQITHSLCSLEFETHRRLYDWFIEKLEIFPSKQYEFARLSLTYTIMSKRKLLELVQEGKVDGWDDPRMPTLRGLRRRGYTAEAIRNFCSEIGVTKYPGMTDMVVLENSLRNDLNKRAERRMAVLKPLKVVITNYPEGQVEELDAVNNPEDESAGTRKVPFSRELFIEQDDFMEDPPKKFFRLGPGREVRLRWAYFLKCEDVVKDDAGNIVELRCTYDPETKGGSAPDGRKVKGTIHWVSAAHAVEAEVRLYDHLLKIEDASDVPEAEDWKNYLNENSLEVLTGCRLEPSLAEAEPGNPVQFERLGYFTVDSKHSRPEKLVFNRSVTLRDTWAKVKKKG
- a CDS encoding flagellar biosynthesis protein FlhA; this encodes MPFWSGSGLRDSISQRLNLIFPLLIVSAVLVLVVPMPPVLLDLLLTANITLAVVILLTTISVGNPLEFSAFPAILLGTTLARLVLNVASTRLILTRAADHGTNAAGGLVDAFGDFVTAGSPTVGLIIFIILIAIQFLVITRGATRISEVAARFALDGMPGRQMAVDADLSNGLISREEAIQRRNDIARHADFYGAMDGASKFVRGDAVAGIVITLVNILGGLFIGVVQEGLDFAQAIQVFTTLTIGDGLVSQLPAFLIAIAAGMIVTRSSAKQDFSHEVAGQLLGDARVLWVAAAFLAVLAVTGLPTVPLLGLAVACSVVALLIPATEPEPEPTPEPEPAAPPKAAAPKAPQPGDQLRLEPLELELGIGLIRLADPSSGGDLLQRVTRVRGQIAQDLGFLLPKVRIRDNLQLDPRTYRIKLREVPVADGTAYQDAWLAVGSDDASLTGIAADDPATGRPGRWIASDEREHARELGCDVHDPQAVMTRHLESIVRAHSAELLTLQHVHDLLENLKRQAAHTVEQLIPDIMTTAQVHRVLCNLLREQVPIRDLETIVETLAVAAPIVASLDEATEQVRLALARTITQRYRDHEGTLHVMPLDEELESMLLDRSRQLPAGSESIFTAEERTALKEAVAERMQRQERSGRTQCLVCDPQLRAALSRLLRGQSPSVPVLSRTELAGEPRIRIHAAVQLNTESIPVA
- the flhF gene encoding flagellar biosynthesis protein FlhF, which produces MDRQTHHNLATPTELRTFRAASMQEALAIVRQELGPDAVVVQTRQVKVRRRLPWRRREFATEITARIEPAESPRTTRWESLASEPPTSHQSSQVDASPDVHIDRPADIAPAGSRFTSMDSLLNQYSNASRSTPHADIPDELFHLYAELIDAEVEDSDARELVCELNQRRPEVPDDQLRSVLEQLVANRIECCGPIRTTPGQRRVVALVGPTGVGKTTTIAKLAATLRLQQGVRTGLVTVDTYRVAAVEQLRTYADIMDLPMKVVTSPREMREAVEELSHLDLVLIDTAGRSPRDELRIQELRSFLTEADVDEVHLVVSLSSSIRSLQMIADRFRPVGTTAMLLTKLDEAPAFGGILSAAMRVPLPVSYFTTGQDVPDDIEPARADRAASLLLRPDYDLSLTDPAAR
- a CDS encoding FliA/WhiG family RNA polymerase sigma factor, coding for MATKVATDVQQLWADYKQDQTNQDLRNRLIEQYFPLVRFNAERVWAKLPDGVDLNDLISAGVFGLMDAIEAFDLERGVKFETYCVPRIRGAMLDELRTMDWVPRLVRSKASKLEAARKELEAKVGRPPTDIELATKLELSAEEFEKLKSEANAVNLVSLNKKWYETDSYKDVREIDIIEDTKGEDPTRGIQKRDLMRLVTRGLNRNERLIIILYYYEELTMKEIGQTLGLSESRVSQMHSSIVARLKDQLRRRRPEFA